One window of the Salminus brasiliensis chromosome 1, fSalBra1.hap2, whole genome shotgun sequence genome contains the following:
- the LOC140556641 gene encoding proline-rich transmembrane protein 1-like gives MDPSKPATAPYADWNPGEKSVMDPQPPRYQDYNATYNPPPGGYPNWSGFPQGQPYGALYGQPYQGSYQCGPAVTVQPAVYVTSNPQSEPLPDYLGYSIFTMLCCCFPLGVAALIYSIKTQDANRAGHRAEAEKFSALAHNLNYIGLRIGVVVIGFSIFLTMYFTLSVRS, from the exons ATGGACCCCAGCAAGCCAGCAACTGCTCCTTATGCTGACTGGAATCCGGGTGAGAAGTCAGTCATGGACCCACAGCCTCCAAGGTACCAGGACTACAATGCTACTTACAACCCACCTCCAGGAGGCTACCCCAACTGGTCTGGCTTTCCTCAAGGCCAGCCTTATGGAGCTCTGTATGGCCAGCCATACCAGGGTTCTTATCAGTGTGGGCCCGCTGTCACCGTTCAGCCTGCAGTCTATGTGACCTCCAATCCCCAGTCAGAACCCTTGCCTGATTACTTGGGCTACTCCATCTTCACCATGCTGTGCTGCTGCTTCCCACTGGGCGTTGCTGCTCTCATCTACTCTATAAAG ACTCAAGACGCCAACAGGGCCGGTCACAGAGCTGAAGCTGAGAAATTCTCTGCACTGGCGCACAACTTGAACTACATAGGTCTAAGGATTGGAGTTGTTGTCATTGGCTTCTCTATCTTTTTAACCATGTATTTTACCTTATCTGTCAGGTCTTAA